The window CGCACGTGAGCTTTCACAAACGCCGCTGCCATTTGATGAGACGTTTGAAAATGCACTTGAGCAAAAAATTGTCCGCCAGCGAGTCTATGACGATCGCTGGTTGGTGATCGATCTGGACGAACTGGAAGAAGAGGATCCTGACTACAATTTTTTCCAAGACGTTGTGCCTCGTATGCCGCTGTTGAATCAGCAGCTAGCGGTTCTTTATTCGCTTGACGTATGTGATCACGACAACGACGAAGCCACTCCGCCAATTCGGTTGATGCGATATCCTGGTGCGTTGTTGAAACGCTCCGAAGGCGATCCCGATGAGTCGGGGATCGAGTATCCCGACTATGTCGCAGATGAATATGTCGTTCAGATCCCGCTCGTTGTCGAGAGAAAAGATGCCGCGGACGACGATGCCGAGCGGATTCGTTGGGTGTGTGTGGTCGAGGAAATCGACACGGAAGAATTGCCCGGCGACGACTCCGGGGCGAACCCAGATCCATTCTCGTTGACCAATGAACCGGCGATTCCTGCTGATCCACTTGATCCAGAACCACCCAGGGGCGTCGTGGCACTTCGTGTTCACTACCCTGCCCAGTCGACTTGGTTGAGCAGCTATCGGGATCGCGGTGCGTTTGAATTAAACGCTGGGGACCCAAATGCAGCCAACGACGACGCGGTTGAATCGCTCAACCCAGAAGCAATGAAGGGCACGCTGCTCGATAGCAAACCGCTCGTGTTTGAGAATTCTCTTGGCGAGTCGGTCTACGCAGGAACTTACGGGGGTAAGTATGGGCTTGGCATTCATGGAGCGATGACCAGCCCCGAATTGACAGGCGATGCGATCGGAATTCGTCCGTACCGACGAGTGCTCGTGTCGCACGCCATTTTTCGCAGGGAAGTGTTTTTACCCTCCATCGAAGATTCCGAGGAAACGTTGACTCCATGAATGTGGGATAGGCGTCCAGCCTGTCATTCGCGATTGACAGGCTGGAAGCCTATCCCACTGTGAAGCCAACAGTCCATCATGCGAAAACAAAAATCATCCTTCGGGGCAATCAAAATCCTGCTGGCGTTGCTGCTGGTCGTCATGGTTCTCGGCGGTGGCGTGATCGCTTCGTTGTGGGCATCTGGTGTCCCCATGGAACGACTCGCGTTTTGGAGTGTCGAAGAGACCCGGCCCGATTCCATTTCGTTGCCGATGAATTGGCAAACGATTCCGGCCTACAGCAAAGTTACTCGCAGCGACTTGGTCGATCCACGTACGGGCGGCATCCATGGGATTGAAATCCCACTGACGTCACTCGGCGGCATGAATGCAACGATCGTGGATGGCAATGGCGAGTTGATCGAAAAACGAATTCAACTGGCACAGCGAACCGACGATGCGATTGTGTTGCAGCTCAAGGATGGATCGGTCGTCACCAGTCGTCAGTTGGTGAAGGTC of the Rhodopirellula baltica SH 1 genome contains:
- a CDS encoding TadE/TadG family type IV pilus assembly protein, whose product is MRSRRHNRSGQALVEFGLVALVLYMLVGGAITFGIWIYAAGQIQQAANVGARELSQTPLPFDETFENALEQKIVRQRVYDDRWLVIDLDELEEEDPDYNFFQDVVPRMPLLNQQLAVLYSLDVCDHDNDEATPPIRLMRYPGALLKRSEGDPDESGIEYPDYVADEYVVQIPLVVERKDAADDDAERIRWVCVVEEIDTEELPGDDSGANPDPFSLTNEPAIPADPLDPEPPRGVVALRVHYPAQSTWLSSYRDRGAFELNAGDPNAANDDAVESLNPEAMKGTLLDSKPLVFENSLGESVYAGTYGGKYGLGIHGAMTSPELTGDAIGIRPYRRVLVSHAIFRREVFLPSIEDSEETLTP